A genomic region of uncultured Paludibaculum sp. contains the following coding sequences:
- a CDS encoding phage tail protein: MAVGTIFAAKELAVAYQPLLLAEFTFLNGDIERVASHPLNVAEGGFRYGGYDWLARVMSYNLTATQALSESGIDYTPQVDIELADVAGAIWAKEQTVGFKGATVTLTFVFWNVGHNEFSADSLIRFVGVCGSPQNENGTVTVTATSLMNMSQAMLPQVRIQKKCPWIFPLTAEHRQDAADDESSQWYFCGYSVDAEGSSACGNMNGEDPYKACNGTYGNCLERLGNGLNITKDSSNRHTGRFGGIQWAIPTTSWSRGYVSGKYEEVTSTASEAKYGDLVPLHYGEGWTDPVILTTQGSDANFTTMHLVLGWGKFTDVSMVVVNGTIIPHTYNDTEMPYVGAGVPNATEAAKSGWWVCLNNGDRNGSIDPAIKLSEQPDSYGNLCVLKVVVPRKLADSSSVPRVQVLARGPALRQYRRVSGVSVSNGVATVTLPSANTDLASNDPNFRLEITGNTLEGINGVWTGLTNWTYGPPGTVQFNAPGCPDGTGTGGALGWIGYTDILAPVLLDVLTWANWRYNNINLESFVDYSELCRELIPYKDQFGNTSTHPRYTCSLIVHQRRSAAEIVRGLRNAGKCILYLDANGKLAVKHKGTLASQQPAPVPGSNHTTPVTSVLLDGSEGIGHLAYDFNESNVAKKSDKKTPSLSVTQRPVSESANRVTVNYQDRDNRYISESLTIIDAEDVARVGQEIVGNMSVEGINNADQGRRAVGVWMAEGYRGNLRPSAYGDLIGDTGGTTTYEWETTFKVVHLNIGDLCRLTYQHLGVSNQLVRIIKIQPTSNFSRCKITALHHNDLWYVDTFGQEDAPIWRSDFRNRELRPAFGWCPDAEGPVANNSMVPFSDWTFSLAYDYWPNEDGSASAKLWVGGRLPVNVFSADVTPPFLGLQGTTSATGGAIPGGATYWYSACAKDAQGGYSAPSRLMAVAIPAGTDTNTATVPVPYWDADTTEWVLFGGRTPLRLSKQAEGSGQPASITVTAYNEASAGIPDSEFNQMVLRVRRAVSSGCWTAPVTTVTASSIQVAVPSETGFTVDQWAGHDITLLGQRNANAKPLPVWSARVAGNTEDTLALLSPAPDTAVIAPGDVVVMRFKPIIGSDEIGNYIEDPNLANALNPEGLEPGAEKGRILFFIAGTAKGQSVKIKDNTETRYYIEGTWLVEPDASSRFIVLEPVWCVEQPQVAVNNSTVADMSMLLDVNNETGKALFVQAFTVDGGGDESSPADSPFREIYVFGDKGSGGYTGAAVYLAADGNLAIGSDLAPIITLHSSQRAVAVRAEVKQAPTGAALTFRVMLGAVLWMALTIPAGQTTIEATSDQLAAAADLAADTRIKLDITAVGTTSPGTDLTVTIFI; this comes from the coding sequence ATGGCTGTCGGAACTATCTTTGCGGCTAAAGAATTGGCGGTGGCATACCAGCCGTTGCTATTGGCCGAATTCACATTCTTGAACGGGGATATTGAACGGGTGGCATCGCACCCACTGAACGTCGCAGAAGGTGGCTTCCGGTATGGGGGTTATGACTGGCTGGCGCGCGTCATGTCCTACAATCTGACGGCTACTCAGGCACTTTCGGAGTCTGGCATTGACTACACGCCGCAGGTGGACATCGAACTGGCCGATGTGGCCGGGGCCATCTGGGCGAAGGAACAGACTGTGGGTTTCAAAGGGGCCACGGTCACTTTGACGTTCGTGTTCTGGAATGTTGGCCATAACGAGTTTTCGGCGGATTCGCTGATCCGATTCGTCGGTGTTTGTGGGTCCCCGCAGAATGAGAATGGCACAGTCACAGTCACGGCTACATCGCTGATGAACATGTCCCAAGCCATGCTGCCACAGGTGCGCATTCAGAAGAAGTGTCCGTGGATATTCCCCCTGACGGCGGAACATCGGCAGGACGCGGCTGACGATGAGTCAAGCCAGTGGTATTTCTGCGGCTACAGCGTGGACGCTGAGGGGTCCAGCGCATGCGGAAACATGAACGGCGAAGACCCGTACAAAGCGTGTAATGGCACGTATGGGAACTGCCTGGAACGGCTTGGCAACGGGCTGAACATCACCAAGGATAGCAGCAACCGGCACACGGGCCGGTTCGGTGGCATCCAGTGGGCCATTCCAACCACGTCATGGTCACGCGGGTACGTCAGCGGCAAGTACGAGGAAGTGACTAGCACAGCGAGCGAAGCGAAGTATGGGGACTTGGTTCCGCTGCATTACGGTGAAGGCTGGACGGACCCGGTTATCCTGACCACACAAGGGTCTGACGCGAACTTCACGACCATGCACTTGGTGCTTGGTTGGGGGAAGTTCACAGATGTCAGCATGGTAGTGGTAAACGGGACAATCATTCCGCACACATACAACGATACTGAAATGCCGTATGTTGGGGCCGGGGTTCCGAATGCCACAGAAGCGGCGAAATCTGGCTGGTGGGTCTGCCTGAACAATGGTGACCGCAACGGGTCTATCGATCCGGCTATAAAGCTGTCCGAACAACCGGACTCATACGGCAATCTGTGCGTGCTGAAAGTCGTGGTGCCGCGCAAGCTGGCGGATAGCAGCAGTGTGCCACGGGTCCAGGTTCTGGCGCGCGGCCCAGCCCTGCGGCAGTACAGACGCGTCAGCGGCGTGTCTGTGTCAAATGGTGTGGCCACGGTTACCCTGCCTAGCGCCAACACGGATCTAGCCTCGAATGACCCGAACTTCCGTCTAGAGATTACAGGGAACACCCTGGAAGGCATTAACGGAGTTTGGACGGGCTTGACCAATTGGACATATGGACCCCCCGGAACAGTGCAATTCAACGCCCCCGGCTGCCCGGACGGTACCGGCACCGGTGGCGCGCTAGGGTGGATTGGCTACACGGACATTCTGGCACCGGTGTTGCTGGATGTTCTGACGTGGGCAAACTGGCGCTATAACAACATCAATCTTGAATCGTTTGTGGACTACAGTGAACTGTGCCGCGAACTCATTCCCTATAAGGACCAGTTCGGCAACACCAGCACGCATCCACGCTACACATGTTCGCTGATTGTGCATCAGCGCCGTAGCGCGGCAGAGATCGTGCGCGGCCTGCGGAACGCGGGTAAGTGCATCCTGTACCTGGATGCGAACGGCAAGTTGGCCGTGAAGCACAAAGGCACCCTGGCCAGCCAGCAGCCTGCGCCGGTTCCGGGCAGCAATCACACCACGCCCGTCACATCCGTGTTGTTGGACGGGTCTGAAGGAATTGGCCATCTGGCATATGACTTCAACGAAAGCAACGTTGCGAAGAAGTCCGATAAGAAGACGCCAAGTCTATCTGTGACACAGCGCCCAGTCAGTGAATCAGCCAACCGTGTGACGGTCAACTATCAGGACCGGGACAACCGGTATATTTCTGAGAGTCTGACAATCATTGACGCGGAAGACGTGGCGCGCGTAGGGCAGGAAATCGTGGGCAACATGTCCGTGGAGGGCATCAACAACGCGGACCAAGGACGCCGCGCGGTTGGGGTCTGGATGGCAGAGGGCTACCGGGGGAACCTCCGTCCCAGTGCTTACGGGGACTTGATTGGGGACACCGGGGGCACCACCACGTATGAATGGGAAACCACCTTCAAGGTGGTCCACCTGAATATTGGGGACCTGTGCCGGTTGACCTACCAACACTTGGGGGTGAGTAACCAACTGGTGCGCATCATCAAGATTCAGCCCACCAGCAACTTCAGCCGGTGCAAGATTACCGCGCTGCACCACAACGACCTATGGTATGTGGATACGTTCGGTCAGGAAGATGCTCCTATCTGGCGGTCAGACTTTCGCAATCGCGAACTGCGGCCAGCGTTCGGCTGGTGCCCGGATGCGGAAGGCCCGGTGGCCAACAATTCCATGGTGCCATTTTCGGACTGGACCTTCAGTCTGGCTTACGACTATTGGCCCAATGAAGACGGTAGCGCATCGGCCAAGCTGTGGGTTGGGGGACGGCTGCCCGTCAACGTCTTCAGTGCCGACGTTACGCCCCCGTTCTTGGGACTGCAAGGTACCACCAGCGCGACGGGTGGCGCGATACCGGGCGGAGCTACCTATTGGTACAGTGCGTGCGCCAAGGACGCGCAAGGGGGCTATTCTGCACCATCCAGACTGATGGCTGTGGCCATACCCGCAGGGACAGACACGAACACTGCAACGGTGCCGGTTCCCTACTGGGACGCGGATACCACAGAATGGGTGCTATTCGGTGGCCGCACACCGTTGCGGCTATCAAAGCAGGCGGAAGGATCGGGCCAACCGGCCAGCATTACCGTCACTGCATACAATGAGGCGTCAGCCGGAATTCCAGACTCGGAATTCAACCAGATGGTGCTGCGTGTGCGGCGCGCGGTCAGCAGCGGGTGTTGGACCGCACCGGTCACCACCGTTACGGCGTCCAGCATTCAGGTGGCCGTTCCATCGGAAACTGGCTTCACGGTGGATCAATGGGCAGGCCACGATATCACTCTGTTGGGGCAGCGCAATGCTAATGCCAAGCCGCTGCCTGTATGGTCAGCCCGCGTTGCTGGCAACACCGAAGACACCCTGGCCCTGCTGTCCCCGGCCCCGGACACGGCTGTGATTGCTCCGGGGGATGTGGTGGTCATGCGGTTCAAACCGATTATCGGCAGTGACGAAATCGGGAACTACATCGAAGACCCAAATCTGGCGAACGCCCTGAACCCGGAAGGGTTGGAGCCGGGCGCAGAAAAGGGCCGCATCCTGTTCTTCATCGCTGGCACCGCAAAAGGCCAATCGGTGAAGATTAAGGACAACACCGAAACCCGGTACTACATTGAAGGCACTTGGTTGGTGGAGCCTGACGCCAGCAGCCGGTTTATTGTGTTGGAGCCGGTGTGGTGTGTGGAACAGCCGCAGGTGGCCGTGAACAACAGCACTGTGGCGGACATGTCCATGCTGCTGGACGTGAACAACGAAACAGGCAAGGCACTGTTTGTGCAAGCCTTCACCGTGGACGGTGGTGGTGATGAATCATCACCAGCGGATTCACCCTTCCGCGAAATCTACGTGTTTGGTGACAAAGGCAGCGGCGGGTACACCGGGGCTGCCGTGTATTTGGCAGCAGATGGTAATCTTGCTATCGGTAGCGATCTTGCACCCATCATCACGCTGCACAGTTCGCAGCGCGCGGTGGCGGTTCGCGCGGAAGTGAAGCAAGCACCCACCGGGGCCGCGCTGACGTTCCGTGTAATGCTTGGGGCCGTCCTGTGGATGGCTCTTACCATTCCAGCCGGACAAACAACCATTGAGGCAACATCCGATCAACTGGCAGCGGCTGCGGACTTGGCTGCTGATACGCGCATCAAGCTGGACATCACGGCTGTGGGCACTACGTCCCCCGGCACTGACCTGACCGTAACAATCTTCATCTGA
- a CDS encoding SPFH domain-containing protein, whose protein sequence is MFDRLVQLIVDSLKLFMFWTVVPSYAGGVILRLGTFHRLATPGFHWVWPFSIETTLLTNVVPETMNVGPQSLTTKDGVSIVIATVVTFGVSDPKVFLLEIEGGNQVVDDSTYGVVSELVLSKTWDELRHTDVANELTKAVRRQAKRYGVDVRSVAVSDLTRSRSLRLMSPHLKHVAM, encoded by the coding sequence GTGTTTGACCGGCTTGTACAGCTAATTGTGGATTCACTGAAGCTGTTCATGTTCTGGACCGTGGTGCCCAGCTACGCGGGTGGCGTAATCCTGCGGCTGGGTACCTTCCACCGGCTGGCCACACCTGGATTTCATTGGGTGTGGCCGTTCAGCATCGAAACCACGCTGCTGACCAACGTGGTGCCGGAAACCATGAACGTGGGGCCGCAGTCCCTGACCACCAAGGACGGGGTTTCAATCGTCATTGCCACGGTGGTAACGTTTGGCGTTTCGGACCCCAAGGTCTTCCTGCTGGAAATCGAAGGGGGCAACCAAGTGGTGGATGACAGCACCTATGGCGTGGTTTCCGAACTGGTGCTGTCAAAGACGTGGGACGAACTGCGACACACGGACGTGGCCAACGAACTAACCAAGGCCGTGCGCAGACAGGCGAAACGGTACGGTGTGGATGTGCGCAGTGTTGCAGTCAGTGACCTTACCCGTTCACGTTCGCTGCGCCTAATGTCGCCACATCTGAAACACGTTGCCATGTAA
- a CDS encoding MFS transporter — protein MKSNHAWLLVALLWVVAVLNYVDRQVIFSVFPLLQADLHIPAAQLGLLTTVFAWVYGFVSPAAGYVADRFGRVRVILVSLLVWSAVTWLTGHARTMGELLTARALMGVSEACYIPAALALIAAAHSPATRSLATGVHQSGLYIGVIIGGVGGGWLGERFGWRLAFSLMGALGIAYFAFLYFTLRRDSVIKSDRPSPPLRATLAELSHLKGFWPMATVFSAVALTNWIVYTWLPLYLYESFKMSLTDAGFSSTFYMQAGSFTGILAGGYLADRWARRTPRARLLTQVIGLGTMAPFLFFLGNVESRPWLILTLAIFGLGRGLYDCNTMPALAEIARPEIRSTGYGIFNLCSCLAGGLATAAAGYAKESLGLGTAFQTAALLLLASCALLWTTSRKARPLSTEA, from the coding sequence GTGAAATCCAACCACGCCTGGCTTCTCGTAGCACTGCTCTGGGTGGTGGCAGTGCTCAACTATGTTGACCGCCAGGTCATCTTCTCAGTCTTCCCGCTCCTCCAGGCGGACCTCCACATCCCGGCTGCCCAACTCGGCCTCCTCACAACGGTCTTCGCCTGGGTCTACGGGTTCGTCAGTCCCGCCGCCGGCTACGTCGCCGACCGCTTCGGCCGAGTCCGTGTCATCCTCGTCAGCCTCCTCGTCTGGAGCGCTGTCACCTGGCTCACCGGCCACGCCCGCACCATGGGCGAACTCCTCACCGCCCGCGCCCTTATGGGCGTCAGCGAGGCCTGCTACATCCCCGCGGCCCTTGCTCTCATCGCGGCCGCCCACTCCCCCGCCACACGCTCCCTCGCCACCGGAGTCCATCAAAGCGGCCTTTACATCGGCGTCATCATCGGAGGAGTGGGCGGCGGTTGGCTCGGCGAACGCTTCGGCTGGCGCCTGGCCTTCTCCCTCATGGGCGCCCTCGGAATCGCCTACTTTGCCTTTCTCTATTTCACCCTCCGCCGCGACTCCGTCATCAAATCCGACAGACCCTCCCCGCCCCTCCGAGCCACCCTCGCCGAGCTCTCCCATCTCAAAGGCTTCTGGCCCATGGCGACAGTGTTCAGTGCGGTCGCCCTCACCAACTGGATCGTCTACACGTGGCTCCCCCTCTACCTCTACGAGTCCTTCAAAATGTCCCTCACCGACGCCGGCTTCTCCTCCACCTTTTACATGCAAGCCGGAAGCTTCACCGGAATCCTGGCGGGAGGGTACTTAGCCGACCGCTGGGCCCGCCGCACCCCCCGAGCCCGCCTCCTGACACAGGTAATCGGCCTGGGCACCATGGCGCCTTTTCTCTTCTTCCTGGGCAATGTGGAATCCCGCCCCTGGCTCATCCTGACCCTGGCCATCTTCGGACTCGGCCGCGGCCTCTACGACTGCAACACCATGCCTGCCCTGGCCGAAATCGCACGCCCCGAAATCCGCTCCACCGGCTACGGCATCTTCAATCTCTGCTCCTGCCTAGCCGGAGGCCTGGCCACCGCCGCCGCCGGCTACGCCAAAGAGTCCCTAGGCCTCGGTACCGCCTTCCAAACCGCCGCTCTCCTGCTGCTGGCCTCCTGCGCCCTCCTCTGGACCACCAGCAGAAAGGCCCGACCGCTCTCTACCGAAGCGTGA
- a CDS encoding dihydrodipicolinate synthase family protein, producing MTPIKTLGGILPAVITPLDENEQFAPKPFERLVEMLYAQGCHGLYVCGQTGEGPLLPPAQRRLVAEAAVRNSPRGKSVVIHVGAHTTRETIELARHAQSIGATAVSSLPPTGPWSFSEIKSFYSSVASAVDIPTIVYFFPELYPVISNLDCILELLQIPNVIGLKFTHYNLYQLEICRGLGKIAFNGRDEMLTSGLLVGAEGGIGTFYNLVPELVVAIYNHARNHQWDEANSLQTKLNALIRLTLNYPMLPAVKQILAWRGFPVGPCVAPRLGLTALQEATLRDELAALGYAHWTQSAALR from the coding sequence ATGACCCCCATTAAAACCCTCGGCGGAATCCTTCCCGCCGTCATCACCCCGCTCGACGAAAACGAGCAGTTCGCCCCCAAGCCCTTCGAGCGTCTCGTCGAGATGCTCTACGCCCAAGGCTGCCACGGGCTGTACGTCTGCGGCCAGACCGGCGAAGGTCCTCTCCTGCCCCCTGCCCAGCGCCGGCTCGTCGCCGAGGCCGCTGTCCGCAACTCGCCCCGGGGCAAGTCGGTAGTCATCCACGTCGGAGCTCATACCACCCGCGAAACCATAGAGCTCGCCCGCCACGCCCAATCCATCGGAGCCACCGCCGTCTCCAGCCTTCCGCCCACTGGCCCATGGTCCTTCTCCGAAATCAAATCGTTCTACAGCTCCGTCGCCTCCGCCGTCGACATCCCTACCATCGTCTACTTCTTTCCGGAACTCTATCCCGTCATCTCGAACCTCGACTGCATTCTCGAACTCCTCCAAATCCCCAACGTCATCGGCCTCAAGTTCACCCACTACAACCTCTATCAACTCGAGATCTGCCGCGGGCTCGGCAAAATCGCCTTCAACGGCCGTGACGAAATGCTCACCAGCGGCCTCCTGGTAGGCGCCGAAGGGGGCATCGGGACGTTCTATAACCTTGTCCCCGAGCTCGTCGTCGCCATTTATAATCACGCCCGCAACCACCAATGGGACGAAGCGAACTCGCTCCAAACCAAACTGAACGCCCTCATCCGCCTCACCCTCAACTACCCCATGCTCCCTGCCGTCAAGCAAATCCTCGCCTGGCGCGGCTTCCCGGTCGGACCCTGCGTAGCTCCCCGGCTCGGCCTGACCGCCCTTCAGGAAGCCACCCTTCGCGACGAACTCGCCGCCCTCGGCTACGCCCACTGGACCCAGAGCGCGGCCCTCCGGTGA
- a CDS encoding family 10 glycosylhydrolase, translated as MLWLFTRRALLLASLALPTLTAAEPFNLSARHVKAAHRPRRVIVQLDAADHRRINLPPAEWLKYIFTFPDEPGSQIDSIVFDIGLDNDMAVYPSKFLPPTHDRWIRAWQSHGFEWLSALIKECRKRNIEVIWNHRFSEVDLDPDANKEMTTLHPIKAAHPDWLIRCWWWQGLWNAAAPGLREFKVAQLRDLAENYDLDGIQIDFARHTPVLPPGHQWEQRDGVTELLRMTRKMLLDVENKRNKPILLGAKVPRTLEGCKIDGFDVAVWAKERLVDQLTLGSRSLDVDIEGFRKAVGPAIRLHPCYDDHHATDGYRFAPIEYLRGVAATWWKQGADAVTTFNFAVARPARAAEVKDALAPPTHQLAYHQIGDPKTMANLDRVYVVERRGGYPWAEGYFNRNDTAQLPELLSNAGKPSRFVLRIAEPAPKAQLRLILFNALPSDTFDVTLNGTILTSPNTDPTWKDPQINSPAPQPSSGGNGRYEINPAQKLLALTYTLDPATLRTGLNKVEIKIAHRGSYPINAQVQVEKIELATTYSRSTHDPH; from the coding sequence ATGCTCTGGCTTTTCACCCGGCGAGCGTTGCTACTAGCATCGCTCGCCCTCCCAACCCTAACCGCCGCCGAGCCTTTCAACCTCTCCGCCCGACACGTGAAGGCGGCCCATCGTCCCCGTCGAGTCATCGTCCAACTCGACGCCGCCGACCACCGCCGCATCAACCTCCCGCCCGCGGAATGGCTGAAGTACATCTTCACCTTCCCCGACGAACCCGGCTCTCAAATCGACTCCATCGTCTTCGATATTGGCCTCGACAACGACATGGCAGTCTACCCCAGCAAGTTCCTTCCGCCCACGCACGACCGCTGGATCCGAGCCTGGCAATCCCATGGCTTCGAATGGCTTTCCGCCCTCATCAAGGAGTGCCGCAAACGCAACATCGAGGTCATCTGGAACCACCGCTTCAGCGAAGTCGACCTCGACCCCGACGCCAATAAGGAGATGACCACTCTCCACCCGATCAAGGCCGCCCACCCTGACTGGCTCATCCGCTGCTGGTGGTGGCAAGGTCTCTGGAACGCCGCCGCCCCTGGCCTCCGCGAATTCAAAGTCGCCCAACTCCGCGACCTCGCCGAAAACTACGACCTCGACGGAATTCAAATCGACTTCGCCCGCCACACGCCCGTCCTGCCCCCCGGCCACCAATGGGAGCAGCGCGACGGAGTCACGGAGCTCCTCCGCATGACCCGCAAAATGCTCCTCGACGTCGAGAACAAGCGCAATAAACCGATCCTCCTCGGAGCGAAAGTGCCCCGAACCCTCGAAGGCTGCAAGATCGACGGCTTCGACGTGGCCGTCTGGGCCAAGGAACGACTGGTCGACCAGCTCACTCTGGGCTCCCGCTCTCTCGACGTCGACATCGAGGGCTTCCGCAAAGCCGTCGGACCCGCGATCCGCCTCCACCCCTGCTATGACGATCACCACGCCACCGACGGCTATCGCTTCGCCCCAATCGAATACCTCCGAGGAGTCGCCGCCACTTGGTGGAAGCAAGGCGCCGACGCCGTCACTACTTTCAACTTCGCCGTGGCACGTCCTGCCCGAGCCGCCGAAGTCAAAGACGCACTCGCGCCACCCACCCACCAACTCGCCTACCACCAAATTGGAGACCCCAAAACCATGGCGAACCTCGACCGCGTCTACGTCGTCGAACGCCGCGGAGGCTACCCTTGGGCCGAAGGCTATTTCAACCGCAACGACACCGCCCAACTCCCCGAGCTCCTCTCCAACGCCGGCAAGCCCAGCCGCTTCGTCCTCAGGATCGCCGAACCCGCCCCCAAGGCCCAACTCCGCCTCATCCTCTTCAACGCCCTCCCGTCCGACACTTTTGACGTCACCCTCAACGGGACCATCCTCACCAGCCCAAACACCGACCCCACCTGGAAGGATCCACAAATCAATTCGCCGGCCCCGCAGCCCAGCTCGGGAGGCAACGGCCGCTATGAAATCAACCCCGCCCAAAAGCTATTAGCGCTTACCTACACGCTTGACCCCGCTACACTCCGCACTGGCCTCAACAAGGTCGAAATCAAAATCGCGCACCGCGGCTCCTACCCCATCAATGCGCAAGTGCAAGTGGAGAAAATAGAACTGGCAACGACGTATTCCCGGAGCACTCATGACCCCCATTAA